A genome region from Streptomyces pratensis includes the following:
- a CDS encoding ABC transporter substrate-binding protein — translation MNRKTLVLPAVVGLLAPVLAACGGSDGGDDAIVVGTTDQFIASEDNPAPLDPAIGYEAGVWNLLRQTVQTLTHIPRGGGEPVPEAAESCAFTDTENESYRCTLRDGLTFADGTPVTPEDVKYSIQRVLDIKDESGPVGLLANIDTIETKGDNQVVFHLSTPDATFPYKLATPPAGIVQKDKYPAKTPRDGFQVDGSGPYTMEPEVKDNQVVKVVFTKNPKYKGDLKIRNEKVELDLFPDAVAMGKALDDKKIDMMTRNMSPEQAQEMLAKPEEGVKLTEMPGLAISYLAFDTEDPVVKDKAVRQAMAQVIDRGAIASKVYGSTAEPLYSLIPSGITSHTNSFFNKYGEPSVSKAAEMLEKAGISTPVKFTLHYTTDHYGPATKSEFEMLAKQLNESELFEVDVKGTPWDKYRPAQKKGDYAVYGMGWFPDFPDPDTYIAPFLDESNFLNSPYNSTEAQKTLIPQSRREADRSAAAPAFEKLQDIVANDVPVLPVWQGKQYVASLDGVTGVEWAVNSSADLQLWELGRGES, via the coding sequence ATGAACCGCAAGACGCTGGTGTTGCCGGCCGTAGTGGGCCTGCTCGCGCCCGTGCTCGCCGCCTGTGGCGGGTCGGACGGCGGGGACGACGCCATCGTGGTCGGGACGACGGACCAGTTCATCGCCTCGGAGGACAACCCGGCCCCGCTCGACCCGGCCATCGGCTACGAGGCGGGTGTGTGGAACCTGCTGCGCCAGACCGTGCAGACGCTGACCCACATACCGCGCGGCGGTGGCGAGCCGGTGCCCGAGGCGGCCGAGAGCTGCGCCTTCACCGACACGGAGAACGAGAGCTACCGCTGCACGCTGCGTGACGGGCTCACCTTCGCGGACGGCACCCCCGTCACCCCGGAGGATGTGAAGTACTCCATCCAGCGCGTCCTCGACATCAAGGACGAGAGCGGCCCGGTCGGCCTGCTGGCCAACATCGACACGATCGAGACCAAGGGCGACAACCAGGTCGTCTTCCACCTGAGCACCCCGGACGCGACCTTCCCCTACAAGCTCGCCACCCCGCCCGCCGGCATCGTCCAGAAGGACAAGTACCCGGCCAAGACCCCCCGCGACGGCTTCCAGGTCGACGGCTCCGGCCCGTACACCATGGAGCCGGAGGTCAAGGACAACCAGGTCGTCAAGGTGGTCTTCACCAAGAACCCGAAGTACAAGGGTGATCTGAAGATCAGGAACGAGAAGGTCGAACTGGACCTGTTCCCCGACGCGGTGGCGATGGGGAAGGCGCTCGACGACAAGAAGATCGACATGATGACGCGCAACATGTCGCCCGAGCAGGCCCAGGAGATGCTGGCGAAGCCGGAGGAGGGCGTGAAGCTCACCGAGATGCCCGGTCTCGCCATCAGCTACCTCGCGTTCGACACCGAGGACCCCGTGGTGAAGGACAAGGCCGTACGTCAGGCGATGGCCCAGGTCATCGACCGCGGCGCCATCGCCAGCAAGGTGTACGGCAGCACTGCCGAGCCGCTCTACTCGCTGATCCCGTCCGGCATCACCAGCCACACCAACTCGTTCTTCAACAAGTACGGTGAGCCCAGCGTCTCGAAGGCCGCCGAGATGCTGGAGAAGGCCGGCATCAGTACCCCTGTGAAGTTCACCCTGCACTACACGACCGACCACTACGGCCCGGCCACCAAGTCCGAGTTCGAGATGTTGGCGAAGCAGCTCAACGAGTCGGAGCTGTTCGAGGTCGACGTCAAGGGCACGCCGTGGGACAAGTACCGCCCCGCGCAGAAGAAGGGTGACTACGCGGTCTACGGCATGGGCTGGTTCCCCGACTTCCCGGACCCGGACACCTACATCGCGCCGTTCCTCGACGAGAGCAACTTCCTCAACTCGCCGTACAACTCGACCGAGGCGCAGAAGACCCTGATCCCGCAGTCCCGCCGCGAGGCGGACCGCAGCGCCGCGGCGCCGGCCTTCGAGAAGCTCCAGGACATCGTTGCCAACGACGTCCCCGTGCTCCCCGTCTGGCAGGGCAAGCAGTACGTCGCCTCACTCGACGGTGTGACCGGGGTGGAGTGGGCCGTCAACTCCTCGGCCGACCTCCAGCTCTGGGAGCTCGGACGCGGCGAGTCCTGA
- the metH gene encoding methionine synthase, with protein sequence MASSPTPAADSRNRAAALREALATRVVVADGAMGTMLQAQDPTLEDFENLEGCNEILNVTRPDIVRSVHEEYFAVGVDCVETNTFGANASALGEYDIPGRIHELSEAGASIAREVADRFTQSTGQQRWVLGSIGPGTKLPTLGHAPYTVLRDGFQENAEGLIAGGADALIIETTQDLLQTKAAVLGARRALEAMGSDLLVLCSLAFETTGTMLLGSEIGAALTALEPLGVDMIGLNCSTGPAEMSEHLRYLTRHSRIPLLCMPNAGLPVLTKDGAHFPLDAEGLADAQETFVQEYGLSLVGGCCGTTPEHLRQLVDRVRGSELTPRAPRPEPGAASLYQTVPFRQDTSYLAIGERTNANGSKKFREAMLDARWDDCVEMARDQIREGAHMLDLCVDYVGRDGVADMEELAGRFATASTLPIVLDSTEVPVLRAGLEKLGGRAVLNSVNYEDGDGPESRFAKVSGLAAEHGAALIALTIDEEGQARTVEHKVAIAERLIEDLTTNWGIHEADILIDCLTFTICTGQEESRKDGIATIGAIRELKRRHPDVQTTLGLSNISFGLNPAARVVLNSVFLDECVKAGLDSAIVHASKILPIARLEEEQVKVALDLVYDRREEGYDPLQRLMELFEGVNMKSMKQGKAEELLALPLDERLQRRIIDGEKNGLETDLDEALRTRPALEIVNDTLLEGMKVVGELFGSGQMQLPFVLQSAEVMKSAVAYLEPHMEKTDDDGKGTIVLATVRGDVHDIGKNLVDIILSNNGFNVVNLGIKQPVSAILEAAEEHRADVIGMSGLLVKSTVIMKENLEELNQRKMAADYPVILGGAALTRAYVEQDLHEIYEGEVRYARDAFEGLRLMDALIAVKRGVPGASLPELKQRRVPKRDTPLVEADEPEEGVRSDVSVTNPVPEPPFWGTRVVKGIQLKEYASWLDEGALFKGQWGLKQTRAGDGPTYEELVEREGRPHLRGWLDKLHTENLLEAAVVYGYFPCVSKGDDLILLHEDGSERTRFTFPRQRRGRRLCLADFFRPEESGETDVIGLQVVTVGSKIGGATAELFESNSYRDYLELHGLSVQLAEALAEYWHARVRSELGFAGEDPSDVEDMFALKYRGARFSLGYGACPDLEDRAKIADLLEPERIGVKLSEEFQLHPEQSTDAIVIHHPEAKYFNAR encoded by the coding sequence ATGGCCTCGTCGCCGACCCCCGCAGCCGACAGCCGGAACCGAGCCGCAGCGCTCCGTGAGGCGCTCGCCACCCGGGTGGTGGTGGCCGACGGTGCCATGGGCACCATGCTCCAGGCCCAGGACCCGACCCTCGAGGACTTCGAGAACCTCGAAGGCTGCAACGAGATCCTGAACGTCACCCGCCCCGACATCGTCCGCTCGGTGCACGAGGAGTACTTCGCGGTCGGCGTGGACTGCGTCGAGACGAACACGTTCGGAGCCAACGCCTCCGCCCTGGGCGAGTACGACATCCCCGGCAGGATCCACGAGCTCTCCGAAGCCGGCGCGAGCATCGCCCGCGAGGTGGCCGACCGCTTCACGCAGTCCACCGGACAGCAGCGCTGGGTACTCGGCTCCATCGGCCCGGGCACCAAGCTGCCGACGCTCGGCCACGCCCCGTACACGGTCCTGCGCGACGGCTTCCAGGAGAACGCCGAAGGGCTGATCGCCGGCGGCGCCGACGCGCTCATCATCGAGACCACGCAGGACCTCCTGCAGACCAAGGCCGCCGTGCTGGGTGCGCGCCGTGCCCTGGAGGCGATGGGCAGCGACCTCCTGGTGCTGTGCTCACTGGCCTTCGAGACGACCGGAACCATGCTGCTCGGTTCCGAGATCGGCGCCGCGCTCACCGCCCTCGAACCGCTCGGGGTCGACATGATCGGCCTGAACTGTTCGACCGGCCCCGCGGAGATGAGCGAGCACCTGCGCTATCTCACACGCCACTCCCGCATCCCGCTGCTCTGCATGCCGAACGCGGGGCTGCCGGTCCTGACCAAGGACGGGGCCCACTTCCCGCTCGACGCCGAAGGCCTGGCCGACGCCCAGGAGACCTTCGTCCAGGAGTACGGGCTCTCCCTCGTCGGCGGCTGCTGCGGTACGACCCCGGAGCACCTGCGCCAGCTCGTCGACCGTGTCCGTGGCTCCGAGCTCACCCCCCGTGCCCCGCGCCCAGAGCCGGGAGCGGCCTCCCTCTACCAGACCGTCCCGTTCCGCCAGGACACCTCGTACCTCGCGATCGGCGAGCGTACGAACGCCAACGGATCCAAGAAGTTCCGTGAGGCCATGCTCGACGCGCGCTGGGACGACTGCGTGGAGATGGCCCGCGACCAGATCCGCGAGGGCGCGCACATGCTCGACCTCTGCGTCGACTACGTGGGACGCGACGGCGTCGCCGACATGGAGGAGCTGGCCGGCCGTTTCGCCACCGCCTCCACCCTGCCGATCGTCCTCGACTCCACCGAGGTGCCCGTCCTGCGCGCCGGCCTGGAGAAGCTGGGCGGCCGGGCCGTGCTGAACTCGGTCAACTACGAGGACGGCGACGGCCCGGAGTCCCGCTTCGCCAAGGTCAGCGGCCTGGCCGCCGAGCACGGGGCCGCGCTGATCGCGCTGACCATCGACGAGGAGGGCCAGGCCCGCACCGTCGAGCACAAGGTGGCCATCGCCGAGCGGCTCATCGAGGACCTCACCACCAACTGGGGCATCCACGAGGCGGACATCCTCATCGACTGCCTGACCTTCACGATCTGCACGGGCCAGGAGGAGTCCCGCAAGGACGGGATCGCCACGATCGGGGCGATCCGCGAGCTGAAGCGGCGCCACCCCGACGTACAGACCACGCTCGGCCTGTCCAACATCTCCTTCGGCCTCAACCCGGCCGCCCGGGTCGTGCTGAACTCCGTGTTCCTGGACGAGTGCGTGAAGGCGGGTCTGGACTCCGCGATCGTGCACGCCTCCAAGATCCTGCCCATCGCCCGGCTGGAGGAGGAGCAGGTCAAGGTCGCCCTCGACCTCGTCTACGACCGCCGAGAGGAGGGCTACGACCCCCTCCAGCGGCTCATGGAGCTCTTCGAGGGCGTCAACATGAAGTCCATGAAGCAGGGCAAGGCGGAGGAGCTCCTGGCCCTGCCGCTGGACGAGCGTCTCCAGCGCCGCATCATCGACGGCGAGAAGAACGGCCTGGAGACCGACCTCGACGAGGCGCTGCGGACCCGGCCCGCGCTCGAGATCGTCAACGACACCCTCCTGGAGGGAATGAAGGTCGTGGGCGAGCTCTTCGGTTCCGGCCAGATGCAGCTGCCCTTCGTGCTGCAGTCCGCCGAGGTCATGAAGAGTGCGGTGGCCTACCTCGAACCGCACATGGAGAAGACCGACGACGACGGCAAGGGCACCATCGTGCTGGCCACGGTCCGTGGTGACGTCCATGACATCGGCAAGAACCTGGTCGACATCATCCTGTCCAACAACGGCTTCAACGTGGTCAACCTGGGCATCAAGCAGCCCGTCTCCGCGATCCTGGAAGCCGCGGAGGAGCACCGCGCCGACGTGATCGGCATGTCGGGCCTCCTCGTGAAGTCCACCGTGATCATGAAGGAGAACCTGGAGGAGCTGAACCAGCGCAAGATGGCGGCCGACTACCCGGTGATCCTCGGCGGCGCCGCTCTGACCCGGGCCTACGTCGAACAGGACCTGCATGAGATCTACGAGGGCGAGGTGCGCTACGCCCGCGACGCGTTCGAGGGCCTCCGGCTCATGGACGCCCTCATCGCGGTCAAGCGCGGCGTCCCGGGTGCCAGCCTCCCCGAGCTGAAGCAGCGCCGCGTGCCCAAGCGGGACACCCCGCTGGTCGAGGCCGACGAGCCGGAGGAGGGCGTGCGGTCCGACGTCTCGGTCACCAACCCGGTCCCCGAGCCGCCGTTCTGGGGCACCCGGGTGGTCAAGGGCATCCAGCTCAAGGAGTACGCCTCCTGGCTGGACGAGGGCGCCCTCTTCAAGGGGCAGTGGGGCCTCAAGCAGACCCGTGCCGGTGACGGACCGACCTACGAGGAGCTCGTGGAGCGGGAGGGCCGGCCGCACCTGCGCGGCTGGCTGGACAAGCTCCACACCGAGAACCTCCTGGAAGCCGCCGTCGTCTACGGGTACTTCCCCTGCGTCTCCAAGGGCGACGACCTGATCCTGCTGCACGAGGACGGATCGGAGCGCACCCGCTTCACGTTCCCGCGCCAGCGCCGGGGCCGCCGCCTCTGCCTCGCGGACTTCTTCCGCCCCGAGGAATCGGGGGAGACCGACGTCATCGGACTCCAGGTCGTCACCGTCGGATCGAAGATCGGCGGGGCCACCGCCGAGCTGTTCGAGTCGAACTCCTACCGCGACTACCTCGAGCTGCACGGACTGTCCGTGCAGCTGGCCGAGGCACTCGCCGAGTACTGGCACGCGCGGGTCAGGAGCGAGCTCGGCTTCGCCGGCGAGGACCCGTCCGATGTCGAGGACATGTTCGCCCTGAAGTACCGCGGAGCGCGTTTCTCCCTGGGCTACGGGGCCTGCCCCGACCTGGAGGACAGGGCCAAGATCGCCGACCTCCTGGAGCCCGAGCGCATCGGCGTGAAGCTGTCCGAGGAGTTCCAGCTTCACCCCGAGCAGTCCACGGACGCCATCGTCATCCACCATCCGGAGGCGAAGTACTTCAACGCACGGTAG
- a CDS encoding response regulator: protein MAIRVLLVDDQPLLRTGFRMILEAEGDLAVVGEAGDGLQAIDQVRALQPDVVLMDIRMPRMDGVEATRQITGPGRDGPAKVLVLTTFDLDEYVVEALRAGASGFLLKDAPANELVQAIRVVAAGEAMLAPSITRRLLDKYADHLPSGEDPVPDALHTLTERELEVLKLVARGLSNAEIAADLFVSETTVKTHVGHVLTKLGLRDRVQAAVYAYESGLVRPGAQ, encoded by the coding sequence GTGGCTATCCGCGTCCTGCTCGTCGATGACCAACCACTGCTGCGCACCGGTTTCCGGATGATCCTGGAGGCGGAGGGCGATCTCGCGGTGGTCGGTGAGGCCGGCGACGGCCTGCAGGCCATCGACCAGGTGCGGGCGCTGCAGCCCGACGTCGTGCTCATGGACATCCGGATGCCTCGGATGGACGGGGTCGAGGCGACCCGCCAGATCACGGGCCCCGGACGGGACGGCCCGGCGAAGGTCCTGGTGCTGACGACGTTCGATCTCGACGAGTACGTGGTGGAGGCCCTGCGCGCCGGCGCGAGCGGCTTCCTGCTGAAGGACGCCCCGGCCAACGAACTGGTACAGGCCATCCGGGTGGTGGCCGCGGGAGAGGCGATGCTGGCGCCGAGCATCACCCGCAGGCTGCTCGACAAGTACGCGGACCACCTGCCCTCGGGCGAGGACCCCGTCCCGGACGCCCTTCACACACTCACCGAGCGCGAGCTGGAGGTGCTGAAGCTGGTGGCGCGCGGCCTGTCCAACGCGGAGATCGCGGCCGACCTGTTCGTGAGCGAGACGACGGTCAAGACGCACGTGGGCCACGTGCTGACGAAGCTGGGCCTGCGCGACCGCGTGCAGGCGGCCGTCTACGCGTACGAGAGCGGACTGGTGCGGCCCGGCGCCCAGTGA
- a CDS encoding HAD family hydrolase: MTSTVPASLTRTAEGSALQAVLLDMDGTLVDTEGFWWDVEVEVFADLGHRLDEVWREVVVGGPMTRSAGYLIEVTGADIAIEELTVLLNDRFEKRIGRGVPLMPGAARLLAELAAHEVPTALVSASHRRIIDRVLDSVGRHHFALTVAGDEVTRTKPHPEPYLAAAAGFGADPWRCAVVEDTATGVAAAEAAGCRVVAVPSVAPIAPAPGRVVVPSLEQVDLAFLRGLVASE; encoded by the coding sequence ATGACCAGTACGGTCCCCGCGTCCCTGACCCGTACGGCCGAAGGGTCCGCGCTGCAAGCGGTCCTGCTCGACATGGACGGCACACTGGTCGACACCGAAGGATTCTGGTGGGACGTGGAGGTGGAGGTCTTCGCCGACCTCGGTCACCGGCTGGACGAGGTGTGGCGTGAGGTGGTCGTCGGCGGGCCGATGACCCGCAGCGCCGGGTACCTCATCGAGGTCACCGGTGCCGACATCGCCATCGAGGAACTCACGGTGCTGCTCAACGACCGCTTCGAGAAGCGCATCGGGCGCGGTGTGCCGCTGATGCCGGGAGCAGCCCGGCTGCTCGCCGAACTCGCCGCGCACGAGGTGCCCACCGCTCTGGTCTCCGCCTCGCACCGGCGCATCATCGACCGGGTCCTGGACTCGGTGGGCCGCCACCACTTCGCGCTCACGGTCGCGGGGGACGAGGTGACCCGCACCAAGCCCCACCCCGAGCCCTACCTCGCGGCCGCGGCGGGCTTCGGGGCGGATCCGTGGCGCTGCGCGGTGGTCGAGGACACCGCGACGGGAGTCGCCGCGGCCGAGGCGGCAGGTTGCCGCGTCGTCGCGGTGCCTTCGGTGGCACCCATCGCCCCGGCGCCCGGGAGAGTGGTCGTGCCCTCCCTGGAGCAGGTGGACCTCGCCTTCCTGCGGGGCCTCGTCGCGTCCGAGTGA
- a CDS encoding MIP/aquaporin family protein, with protein MSSSDIFIGETIGTAVLVLLGGGVCAAVTLKRSKAHNAGWLAITFGWGFAVLTGAYIASGVSGAHLNPAVTIGLAIQGGTAWSDVPLYLASELFGAMIGAVLVWAVYYGQFHAHLTDPEIVKDQPSEEGMVDQSAAPKAGPVLGIFTTGPEIRNGVQNVVTEIIATFVLVLAILTQGLNDEGNGLGALGALITALVVVGIGLSLGGPTGYAINPVRDLGPRIVHALLPLPNKGGSDWGYAWVPVVGPLIGAALAGGLYNLAFA; from the coding sequence GTGTCCAGCTCCGACATCTTCATCGGCGAGACCATCGGTACCGCCGTTCTCGTACTGCTCGGCGGCGGTGTCTGTGCCGCCGTCACGCTCAAGCGCTCCAAGGCGCACAACGCCGGGTGGCTGGCCATCACCTTCGGGTGGGGCTTCGCCGTACTGACCGGCGCCTACATAGCCTCCGGCGTGTCCGGCGCCCACCTCAATCCGGCGGTCACGATCGGCCTGGCGATCCAGGGCGGCACCGCGTGGAGCGACGTGCCGCTGTACCTCGCCTCCGAACTGTTCGGCGCGATGATCGGCGCCGTGCTCGTCTGGGCCGTCTACTACGGACAGTTCCACGCGCACCTCACCGATCCCGAGATCGTGAAGGACCAGCCTTCCGAGGAGGGCATGGTCGACCAGTCGGCGGCGCCGAAGGCGGGCCCCGTGCTCGGCATCTTCACCACGGGCCCGGAGATCCGGAACGGGGTTCAGAACGTCGTCACGGAGATCATCGCCACGTTCGTGCTCGTCCTGGCGATCCTCACCCAGGGCCTGAACGACGAGGGCAACGGACTCGGCGCGCTCGGTGCCCTGATCACCGCGCTGGTGGTCGTCGGAATCGGCCTGTCGCTCGGCGGCCCGACCGGCTACGCGATCAACCCGGTGCGCGACCTCGGTCCGCGAATCGTGCACGCGTTGCTCCCGCTGCCGAACAAGGGCGGGTCGGACTGGGGCTACGCCTGGGTACCGGTGGTAGGACCGCTCATCGGGGCCGCACTCGCGGGCGGGCTCTACAACCTCGCCTTCGCCTGA
- a CDS encoding IclR family transcriptional regulator, with protein sequence MAKNIQSLERAAAMLRLLAGGERRLGLSDISSSLGLAKGTAHGILRTLQHEGFVEQDTASGRYQLGAELLRLGNSYLDVHELRARALVWTDDLARSSGESVHLGVLHQHGVLIVHHVFRPDDSRQVLEVGAMQPLHSTALGKVLAAYDPVAHSEATEVERRSFTPRTVTGEEEFESLLDLIRAQGWAADVEETWEGVAAVAAPIHDRRRMPVGAVAVTGAVERVCTGGELRPELVAAVRDCARAVSRDLGAGRF encoded by the coding sequence ATGGCGAAGAACATCCAGTCGCTCGAGCGGGCAGCGGCGATGCTGCGTCTGCTGGCAGGCGGCGAGCGCCGGCTCGGCCTGTCCGACATCTCGTCGTCGCTGGGCCTGGCCAAAGGTACCGCGCACGGCATTCTGCGCACCCTCCAGCACGAGGGCTTCGTGGAGCAGGACACCGCGTCGGGCCGCTACCAGCTCGGCGCCGAGCTGCTGCGTCTGGGCAACAGCTACCTCGACGTGCACGAACTGCGGGCGCGCGCGCTCGTATGGACCGACGACCTGGCCCGCTCCAGCGGCGAGAGCGTCCACCTGGGCGTGCTGCACCAGCACGGGGTCCTGATCGTCCACCACGTCTTCCGGCCCGACGACAGCCGTCAGGTGCTCGAGGTCGGAGCCATGCAGCCGCTGCACTCCACCGCCCTGGGCAAGGTCCTGGCCGCGTACGACCCGGTCGCACACAGCGAGGCCACCGAGGTGGAGCGGCGGTCCTTCACGCCGCGCACGGTCACGGGCGAGGAGGAGTTCGAGTCGCTGCTCGACCTGATCCGGGCGCAGGGCTGGGCAGCCGATGTCGAGGAGACCTGGGAGGGCGTGGCGGCGGTGGCCGCCCCCATCCACGACCGGCGCAGGATGCCGGTCGGCGCCGTGGCCGTGACCGGCGCCGTGGAGCGCGTCTGCACGGGCGGGGAACTGCGGCCCGAGCTCGTCGCGGCCGTACGGGACTGCGCCCGCGCCGTCTCCCGCGATCTGGGCGCCGGACGCTTCTGA